One segment of Halomonas sp. TD01 DNA contains the following:
- a CDS encoding alpha/beta hydrolase produces the protein MGINAFITRFDAGLKDIENGSPAVARQRYDQLCQTFAPPNPSGMTITDETWKSLALRHFIPASAQSGQVLYIHGGGFTLGSIDSHHGVAASLAEQLKRHVISVSYRLAPEAGYHNMLEDCLKVAEVIKPIAVVGDSAGGRIAIDLAPLLHRPVPLGLIYPPVGKLNQQTLGADAPLLSRHDVLSLIPYCPWIGNHVDTLPPETQIEVLSVEHDPLTAPLEKAIAAWRNNGMPVGYRCAKNMVHAALHAHANLPEMQSAWQDFCQALNKRLTRNIGYW, from the coding sequence ATGGGCATTAACGCTTTTATAACCCGCTTCGATGCGGGCTTAAAAGATATCGAAAATGGCTCTCCTGCAGTGGCACGCCAACGTTACGATCAATTATGCCAAACGTTTGCGCCGCCTAATCCGTCAGGCATGACAATCACTGACGAAACCTGGAAAAGCTTAGCCCTCCGACACTTTATCCCTGCATCCGCTCAGTCTGGCCAAGTGCTATACATTCACGGGGGAGGATTTACCCTGGGGTCTATTGACAGCCATCATGGCGTTGCAGCAAGCCTTGCAGAGCAGCTAAAGCGCCACGTTATCAGTGTCAGCTATCGCTTAGCGCCGGAGGCGGGCTACCACAACATGCTAGAAGACTGCCTCAAGGTCGCTGAGGTTATAAAGCCCATCGCAGTGGTAGGTGACAGCGCTGGCGGTCGCATAGCCATAGATTTAGCGCCCTTACTGCACCGTCCCGTGCCCCTAGGACTCATCTATCCGCCGGTCGGCAAACTAAACCAGCAGACGCTGGGGGCCGATGCGCCGTTACTTAGCCGACACGATGTCCTGTCACTCATTCCCTACTGCCCGTGGATTGGGAACCATGTCGATACACTTCCACCGGAAACGCAGATTGAGGTTCTTTCAGTTGAGCACGACCCTTTGACCGCACCGCTCGAAAAAGCCATTGCGGCCTGGAGGAACAACGGTATGCCGGTAGGCTATCGCTGTGCAAAAAACATGGTTCATGCGGCATTACATGCCCACGCGAACCTGCCTGAAATGCAAAGCGCTTGGCAAGATTTTTGCCAAGCGCTTAACAAACGGTTAACACGAAATATTGGTTACTGGTAA
- a CDS encoding GlxA family transcriptional regulator yields the protein MRLNYSGPLPERVGFLLLPRFSMMAFFSAVEPLRIANRISGQTLFEWTLFSRDGEPVTASNGMTLLVDQPMGEGLDLPSLAVCSGFEPEDHLSRALISWLHRLDQAGCALGGLDTGGFILAAAQLLKGERVTLHWESLPVFRERFPTIETTDELFEIGERRFSCAGGAAAMDMALAVIARRHGTKLAVDVSEQLIHERLRSRSDQQRMSLAQRLGTHNRRLVEAVALMERHLEEPLPLADIAHRSGVSSRQLQRLFEQHLNVSPRQWYQQLRLRRAQRLLTETDMSVLAIGVACGFTSSSSFARAFRAHFGRSPIEARQQADS from the coding sequence TTGCGCCTGAACTATTCTGGTCCACTGCCTGAGCGCGTTGGTTTTTTATTGCTACCGCGCTTTTCAATGATGGCGTTTTTTTCTGCGGTGGAGCCGCTACGCATTGCCAATCGTATTAGTGGCCAAACGTTGTTTGAGTGGACGCTATTTAGTCGTGATGGTGAGCCTGTCACCGCAAGCAATGGTATGACGCTATTAGTCGATCAGCCGATGGGCGAGGGTCTCGACCTACCATCGTTGGCGGTGTGTAGCGGCTTTGAGCCTGAAGATCATTTAAGCCGAGCGCTCATTTCATGGCTGCATCGGCTTGATCAAGCGGGATGTGCCCTGGGTGGGTTGGACACCGGAGGCTTTATATTAGCAGCCGCCCAATTGCTGAAGGGTGAGCGGGTCACCTTGCACTGGGAAAGCTTGCCGGTATTCCGTGAGCGTTTTCCAACGATTGAAACAACCGATGAGTTGTTTGAGATCGGGGAGCGGCGTTTTTCCTGTGCGGGTGGTGCCGCTGCCATGGACATGGCCTTAGCTGTGATCGCCAGGCGTCACGGAACCAAGCTGGCGGTTGATGTTTCCGAGCAGCTTATTCACGAGCGTTTACGTAGCCGTAGCGATCAGCAGCGAATGTCGCTAGCTCAGCGTTTAGGCACCCACAATCGGCGTTTGGTCGAGGCCGTTGCACTGATGGAGAGGCATCTAGAAGAGCCTCTTCCATTGGCTGATATTGCCCACCGGAGTGGGGTGTCATCTCGCCAGTTACAGCGGCTTTTTGAACAGCACTTGAATGTATCTCCTCGCCAGTGGTATCAGCAACTTCGTTTACGCCGTGCCCAGCGGTTGTTGACGGAGACCGATATGAGCGTACTTGCCATAGGTGTGGCCTGTGGCTTTACTTCTAGTTCGAGCTTTGCCCGTGCGTTCCGTGCACACTTTGGCCGCTCACCGATTGAAGCGCGCCAACAAGCAGATAGTTGA
- the hutI gene encoding imidazolonepropionase, whose protein sequence is MTNSTDRRLWRDISVFDGLRTLPDRMAVITEGAHIISLSPMSEFDEQLAENCIEMGSGGVMTPGLVDCHTHLVFGGSRAEEFEARLEGASYEEIAKRGGGILSTVRATREASEDELLRLAKPRLEALIADGVTTVEIKSGYGLTVKDELKMLRVARRLGKMLPVKIVTTLLGAHALPPEYKDDSDGYIDLVCQEMIPAAVAAGLADAVDVFCEKIAFSVEQCERVFKAAKAHGLPIKAHAEQLSNLGGTAMAARHGALSADHIEYLDDTGIAAMREAGSVAVILPGAFHTLRETQQPPIAALRNAGVPMAVATDANPGSSPLFMPTLMLNLACTLFRLTPQEALSGMTAHGATALGLAGKGLIHEGAEADVCVWDIDAPAELAYAVQPGRLRQRLFQGALTHGN, encoded by the coding sequence ATGACGAATTCAACGGATCGTCGCCTCTGGCGCGATATCAGCGTCTTCGATGGCCTGCGGACATTGCCTGACCGCATGGCCGTTATCACCGAGGGAGCACACATCATCTCCTTGTCGCCCATGAGTGAGTTCGACGAGCAGCTCGCCGAAAACTGCATTGAGATGGGTAGCGGTGGCGTGATGACACCAGGTCTCGTGGATTGCCACACTCACCTTGTGTTTGGCGGCTCGCGCGCTGAAGAGTTTGAAGCGCGGCTTGAAGGGGCTAGTTATGAGGAGATCGCTAAACGCGGCGGCGGTATTCTCAGCACCGTTCGCGCTACGCGCGAAGCTAGTGAAGATGAGTTGTTAAGGCTCGCTAAACCGCGTCTTGAAGCGCTGATTGCCGACGGCGTTACCACCGTAGAGATCAAGTCTGGCTACGGGCTAACCGTCAAAGATGAACTCAAGATGCTGCGCGTCGCGCGTCGCCTCGGCAAGATGCTGCCCGTAAAAATAGTCACTACGCTGCTGGGTGCTCATGCCCTTCCCCCAGAGTACAAGGATGACAGCGACGGCTATATCGACTTGGTCTGCCAGGAGATGATCCCCGCCGCAGTGGCCGCAGGACTGGCCGATGCGGTTGATGTTTTCTGCGAAAAGATCGCCTTCTCGGTGGAACAGTGCGAGCGAGTGTTTAAAGCCGCCAAGGCCCATGGCCTACCCATTAAGGCCCACGCCGAGCAGCTCTCTAACCTGGGGGGAACGGCCATGGCCGCTCGCCACGGTGCGCTGTCTGCTGACCACATTGAATACCTGGATGACACTGGCATCGCCGCCATGCGTGAGGCAGGTAGCGTGGCGGTCATACTGCCCGGCGCATTCCATACCTTACGTGAAACGCAACAACCGCCTATCGCCGCCCTGCGCAACGCTGGCGTTCCAATGGCGGTGGCTACCGACGCCAACCCCGGCAGCTCCCCACTATTTATGCCCACGCTAATGCTCAACCTGGCCTGTACACTTTTCCGCCTGACACCCCAGGAAGCGTTGTCAGGCATGACGGCCCACGGGGCAACTGCACTAGGGCTAGCGGGGAAAGGGCTCATCCACGAAGGTGCAGAAGCCGACGTCTGCGTATGGGATATCGATGCGCCAGCTGAGCTCGCTTACGCCGTGCAGCCTGGGCGCCTTCGTCAGCGTTTATTCCAGGGAGCGCTTACCCATGGCAATTAA
- a CDS encoding cyanophycinase yields the protein MSTITTRRTLKHSLLALSLGGALISSQAAFADSPGALIIAGGFLQESHQDIFQAVINPIDKSAADIRLGVVPAATGNISGNYGKIVEAFTRLGLAEENIRLLPLAVNDDKRTEDVDESEWVDNGRDEELAASIDELDAIWFLGGDQTRITAVLLEEDGSDTPVLAAIRDFHSRGGVLAGTSAGAAIMSSSMLAGGDSQGALFKGFSDDYESMNNQEFGPAVVRPGLGFFEAGLIDQHFDRKARLGRLLAVMLEHEDGQPLGIGIDEGTALIVDNDEWQVAGSGGITLVDTSEATRPSSGFPISVENVRLGYLLPGDRYLPESGEYHVREGAYETSGNEYFDVPVSLQSGLLSANRNLQELIGFDLLDNSATEQVTSLLVGDENQGLRIVFSQDEQTQGYWSQDMTLDRYSFENVRMALEPLRVELHTP from the coding sequence ATGTCGACTATCACGACGCGCCGTACCCTGAAACACTCCCTACTCGCCCTCTCACTGGGTGGTGCATTAATCAGCAGCCAAGCAGCTTTTGCTGACTCACCCGGGGCGCTCATTATTGCAGGTGGTTTCTTACAAGAGAGCCACCAAGATATCTTCCAAGCGGTCATCAACCCCATCGACAAATCCGCCGCCGACATTCGCCTTGGCGTCGTACCCGCTGCTACCGGCAATATTTCCGGCAACTATGGCAAAATTGTTGAGGCGTTCACTCGCCTTGGTCTTGCAGAAGAGAACATTCGCCTGCTTCCACTAGCGGTTAACGATGACAAACGGACCGAAGACGTTGATGAATCAGAGTGGGTAGACAATGGTCGTGATGAAGAACTGGCTGCTTCTATCGACGAGCTAGATGCCATCTGGTTCCTAGGCGGCGATCAAACCCGCATCACCGCAGTGCTACTGGAGGAAGATGGTAGCGATACGCCAGTGCTCGCCGCTATACGTGACTTCCATTCACGGGGTGGCGTTCTGGCAGGCACCAGCGCTGGGGCAGCAATTATGTCTTCCTCCATGCTCGCAGGTGGCGATAGTCAAGGCGCCCTTTTTAAGGGGTTCAGTGATGACTATGAGAGCATGAATAATCAAGAGTTTGGCCCTGCCGTTGTACGCCCAGGATTAGGCTTTTTCGAAGCCGGGCTGATCGACCAACACTTCGACCGCAAAGCCCGTCTTGGCCGACTGCTAGCCGTGATGCTAGAGCATGAAGATGGACAGCCACTAGGCATCGGCATTGATGAAGGCACCGCGCTCATTGTTGATAACGACGAGTGGCAAGTGGCAGGCAGTGGGGGCATAACACTAGTGGATACCAGCGAAGCGACTCGCCCTTCATCAGGATTTCCAATCAGTGTAGAAAACGTTCGCCTAGGCTATTTACTACCGGGTGATCGCTACCTACCTGAAAGTGGTGAATATCACGTTCGCGAAGGTGCTTATGAAACCTCGGGGAATGAGTATTTCGATGTCCCTGTGAGCCTGCAGAGTGGCTTGCTGAGCGCCAACCGCAACTTGCAGGAACTTATTGGCTTTGACCTGCTAGATAATTCAGCCACCGAACAAGTCACTTCGCTGCTAGTAGGCGACGAAAACCAAGGACTTCGGATCGTTTTTAGCCAAGACGAGCAAACCCAAGGCTACTGGAGTCAGGACATGACGCTAGATCGCTACAGCTTTGAGAACGTCCGGATGGCTCTAGAACCACTGCGTGTAGAACTGCATACACCTTAA
- the hutU gene encoding urocanate hydratase, protein MLANDKRHDASRKIAAPTGSQLSCKSWLTEAPMRMLMNNLHPDVAERPEDLVVYGGIGRAARDWECYDKIVETLQRLEDTQTLLVQSGKPVGVFETHKDAPRVLIANSNLVPAWANWEHFNELDRKGLMMYGQMTAGSWIYIGSQGIVQGTYETFVEAGRQHFDGNLKGRWILTAGLGGMGGAQPLAATLAGACSLNIECQQTSIDFRLRTRYLDEQADDLDDALARIERYTAEGKAISIGLCANAADVLPELVKRGVKPDMVTDQTSAHDPLHGYLPAGWTWEEYVARGKSQPQATVKAAKQSMAVHVQAMLDFQKMGVPTFDYGNNIRQMAQEEGVTNAFDFPGFVPAYIRPLFCQGIGPFRWAALSGDPEDIYKTDQKVKELIPDDPHLHNWLDMARERISFQGLPARICWVGLKDRARLGQAFNEMVKNGELKAPVVIGRDHLDSGSVASPNRETESMMDGSDAVSDWPLLNALLNTAGGATWVSLHHGGGVGMGYSQHSGVVIVADGTDDAHARLGRVLRNDPGTGVMRHADAGYEIAKESARENGLDLPMLNR, encoded by the coding sequence ATGTTAGCGAACGATAAACGTCACGACGCATCCCGTAAGATTGCAGCCCCCACCGGCAGCCAACTCAGCTGCAAAAGCTGGCTGACCGAAGCGCCAATGCGCATGCTGATGAACAACCTCCACCCTGACGTGGCTGAACGCCCCGAAGATCTGGTGGTGTATGGCGGCATTGGCCGCGCCGCCCGTGACTGGGAGTGCTACGACAAAATTGTTGAGACGCTCCAGCGACTGGAAGACACGCAAACCTTACTGGTGCAGTCCGGCAAACCGGTAGGTGTATTTGAGACCCATAAAGACGCCCCGCGAGTACTCATTGCCAACTCCAACCTGGTGCCCGCCTGGGCCAACTGGGAACACTTCAATGAGCTGGATCGCAAGGGTCTGATGATGTATGGCCAGATGACCGCAGGTTCCTGGATTTACATCGGCTCTCAAGGCATTGTTCAAGGCACCTATGAAACCTTTGTTGAAGCGGGCCGCCAACACTTCGACGGCAACCTAAAGGGGCGCTGGATTCTCACTGCTGGCCTTGGCGGCATGGGTGGCGCACAACCGCTGGCTGCCACCCTGGCCGGTGCCTGCTCGCTGAATATCGAGTGCCAGCAAACCAGCATCGATTTCCGTCTGCGCACCCGCTACCTGGATGAGCAAGCCGACGATCTTGACGATGCACTGGCGCGGATTGAGCGCTATACAGCCGAAGGTAAAGCCATCTCAATTGGCCTGTGTGCCAACGCGGCAGATGTACTGCCTGAACTGGTCAAGCGCGGCGTGAAGCCCGATATGGTGACTGACCAAACCAGCGCCCACGATCCGCTACACGGCTACTTGCCGGCAGGCTGGACCTGGGAAGAGTACGTCGCCCGTGGTAAATCACAACCCCAAGCCACCGTTAAAGCCGCCAAGCAGTCGATGGCAGTGCATGTTCAAGCCATGCTCGACTTCCAGAAAATGGGCGTGCCGACTTTCGATTATGGCAACAATATTCGTCAGATGGCTCAAGAAGAAGGCGTGACGAATGCCTTCGATTTCCCCGGCTTTGTGCCAGCCTATATCCGTCCTTTATTCTGCCAGGGAATTGGCCCGTTCCGCTGGGCGGCGCTATCCGGCGACCCAGAAGATATTTACAAAACCGACCAGAAAGTCAAAGAGCTGATCCCCGACGACCCGCACCTGCACAACTGGCTGGATATGGCGCGGGAACGCATCAGCTTCCAAGGTCTTCCGGCACGTATCTGCTGGGTCGGCCTGAAAGATCGCGCTCGTCTTGGCCAAGCCTTTAACGAGATGGTCAAAAACGGCGAGCTTAAAGCACCGGTGGTTATCGGTCGCGACCACCTGGATTCCGGCTCTGTGGCGAGCCCCAACCGCGAGACCGAGTCGATGATGGATGGCTCTGACGCCGTCTCCGACTGGCCGCTGTTGAATGCCCTACTTAACACCGCCGGTGGTGCCACTTGGGTATCGCTACACCACGGTGGCGGTGTCGGCATGGGCTACTCCCAGCACTCGGGTGTGGTTATTGTCGCCGACGGCACCGATGATGCCCACGCACGCCTTGGCCGCGTGCTGCGTAACGACCCAGGTACTGGCGTTATGCGCCACGCCGATGCAGGCTACGAAATCGCTAAAGAATCTGCCCGTGAAAACGGCCTCGATTTGCCGATGCTGAACCGCTAG
- a CDS encoding ABC transporter substrate-binding protein, producing the protein MKNAHGGLKSIYTLGAAGLAALTIAGPAAAELDEVSLGVPPWPGVTVKSEVAAQLMEAMGYQTRQRGLAVSVILEGLARNDVDVYLGGWYPVQTDMVEPLVADNKIEKLVSNIQGANSGLVVPQYVYDAGVTSVADLDAYRDRFDGDIQGIEAGTGINTAILAAIDNDIAGLGDWRLRESSTAAMLAQAEQKMANEEWVTFVGWEPHWMNVSFDIAYLDDADEAGIAQIESTVWTIVPANMAEDDPQLHRFLSQYVVDIEDQNAWVHDYSYEDRPADEVASEWISANLDTVETWLDGVTSKDGQPAIQAVRSTYQ; encoded by the coding sequence ATGAAGAACGCGCACGGTGGTTTAAAGAGTATTTACACGCTTGGCGCCGCAGGACTGGCAGCGCTTACGATTGCTGGTCCTGCCGCCGCTGAACTTGACGAAGTAAGTTTGGGCGTTCCCCCTTGGCCAGGTGTCACCGTGAAATCTGAAGTGGCAGCGCAACTCATGGAAGCCATGGGCTATCAAACACGCCAACGTGGTTTGGCCGTGAGCGTGATTCTTGAAGGGCTAGCGCGTAACGATGTGGATGTTTATCTAGGAGGCTGGTATCCGGTGCAAACCGATATGGTTGAGCCACTGGTTGCTGATAATAAAATTGAAAAGCTGGTCTCCAATATCCAGGGGGCGAACTCTGGCCTGGTTGTCCCTCAGTACGTTTATGATGCCGGTGTGACATCGGTGGCCGACCTGGACGCCTACCGTGACCGTTTCGACGGTGATATTCAGGGCATCGAGGCGGGCACCGGGATTAACACGGCCATTCTGGCGGCTATTGATAATGACATTGCAGGCTTAGGAGACTGGCGTCTGCGTGAAAGTTCCACCGCCGCTATGTTGGCGCAGGCAGAGCAAAAAATGGCGAATGAAGAGTGGGTGACCTTTGTTGGTTGGGAGCCCCACTGGATGAACGTCAGTTTCGACATAGCTTATCTGGATGACGCCGATGAGGCGGGCATTGCTCAAATTGAGAGCACTGTTTGGACCATCGTTCCGGCCAATATGGCCGAAGATGATCCCCAACTGCATCGTTTTCTTTCACAGTATGTAGTGGATATTGAGGATCAAAACGCGTGGGTGCATGACTACAGCTATGAGGATCGTCCCGCCGACGAGGTAGCGTCTGAGTGGATTAGTGCTAATTTAGACACGGTAGAGACATGGCTGGATGGCGTGACGAGCAAAGATGGGCAGCCAGCGATACAGGCGGTACGTTCGACTTACCAGTAA
- a CDS encoding YjiH family protein encodes MLPPNTTTHQRPSAALILKLFLPSALGILIFFVPVEIGGRSTILLDHMVTGARRWLGDASGFYALALIVAGAAYPLIRGYWNRNVTERIFTALKLLGVIAALMALTGWGPAFLHEPDMLPFLFDKLVIPVGLIVPIGAIFLALLISYGLLELIGVLVQPVMRPIWRTPGRSAIDAVASFVGSYSIGLLITNRVYQAGQYSAREAAIIATGFSTVSATFMIIVARTLDLMAVWNLYFWLTLLITFIVTAVTVRLPPLSGMDDSADDGEPAAVAGKRLLTAWQTGLEVAARAPALHKSVAINFKEGLVMAISILPSIMSVGLLGLLAAKYTPLFEWLGWFFYPFVAVWGIADAAALAQASAAGLAEMFLPALLMAEAEFVSRFAAGVVSVSSVLFFSASIPCILSTSIPLSVGRMVVVWFIRVALSLMLAIPTGYFVQALIS; translated from the coding sequence ATGCTCCCCCCAAATACAACAACCCATCAGCGGCCCAGTGCCGCGCTGATTCTCAAACTGTTTCTGCCAAGTGCACTGGGGATATTGATTTTCTTCGTGCCTGTTGAAATAGGAGGCCGCAGCACTATATTGCTCGATCATATGGTGACCGGTGCCCGACGCTGGTTAGGTGATGCTAGTGGCTTTTATGCGCTGGCGCTGATTGTCGCCGGTGCTGCGTACCCGCTGATTCGAGGCTACTGGAATCGTAATGTTACCGAGCGCATTTTTACCGCACTAAAATTACTTGGGGTAATTGCCGCTCTGATGGCGCTGACCGGCTGGGGGCCTGCCTTTCTGCATGAACCGGATATGCTGCCTTTCCTGTTTGATAAGCTGGTGATTCCGGTAGGTTTGATTGTTCCCATTGGCGCGATTTTTCTCGCTTTGTTGATCAGCTATGGGTTGCTTGAGCTTATTGGTGTACTGGTTCAGCCGGTGATGCGGCCCATTTGGCGAACGCCAGGACGTTCGGCTATCGATGCGGTTGCCTCATTCGTGGGTAGCTACTCTATTGGCCTATTGATTACCAACCGGGTGTATCAGGCAGGGCAGTATTCAGCGCGCGAGGCCGCCATTATCGCCACGGGGTTCTCTACCGTATCGGCAACGTTTATGATCATCGTGGCGCGCACGCTGGACTTAATGGCGGTATGGAACCTGTATTTTTGGCTAACGTTGTTGATCACGTTTATTGTCACGGCCGTAACCGTTCGCTTACCGCCACTATCCGGTATGGATGACAGTGCTGACGATGGTGAACCAGCGGCGGTGGCAGGTAAACGGTTGCTGACGGCATGGCAAACCGGGCTGGAAGTAGCTGCCCGAGCGCCCGCATTGCATAAAAGTGTCGCGATCAACTTTAAAGAGGGGTTAGTGATGGCGATTAGCATCCTACCCTCTATCATGTCGGTTGGTTTGCTGGGATTGCTTGCGGCTAAATACACGCCACTGTTTGAGTGGTTAGGCTGGTTTTTCTACCCCTTCGTGGCGGTATGGGGCATTGCTGATGCTGCAGCACTTGCACAGGCATCCGCTGCAGGTCTTGCTGAGATGTTTTTACCGGCGCTGTTGATGGCAGAAGCGGAATTTGTGTCGCGTTTTGCTGCAGGCGTGGTATCGGTATCTTCGGTGTTGTTCTTCTCAGCCTCAATTCCTTGCATCCTTTCTACGAGTATTCCGCTTTCCGTAGGGCGCATGGTCGTGGTGTGGTTTATTCGCGTTGCATTAAGCCTGATGCTCGCCATACCAACAGGCTATTTTGTGCAAGCCCTTATCAGCTAA
- the hutC gene encoding histidine utilization repressor produces the protein MTSAPPLYLQIQQHLLEKIQGGAWPAHHQIPPEEQLARDFGVSRMTANKAIRDLVQKGYLTRQPGLGTFVTDRKAESSLVEVYNIADEVRFRGHHYSNRVLVCEAIEADDEIALRLGVRLGSRVFQTLLVHLENDTPIQLENRYVNPRWVPNYLKSDFSVHTPNEILVAACPITDVEHIVEAVLVDQQTADWLTIDTSTPCLSMVRRTWSGEQLISYARLLHPGDRYKLRSSVHRQAS, from the coding sequence ATGACCAGCGCTCCCCCGCTTTACCTGCAAATACAGCAGCACCTGCTAGAGAAAATCCAGGGCGGTGCCTGGCCAGCACACCACCAGATCCCTCCCGAAGAGCAGCTTGCCCGAGATTTTGGGGTAAGCCGAATGACAGCCAATAAAGCGATTCGTGATCTCGTCCAAAAAGGCTACCTTACACGCCAGCCAGGGCTAGGCACCTTTGTAACAGATCGCAAGGCAGAGTCGTCTCTGGTCGAGGTGTACAACATTGCCGATGAAGTCCGCTTCAGGGGGCACCATTACAGTAATCGCGTACTCGTCTGTGAAGCCATTGAAGCTGATGACGAAATCGCTTTGCGCTTGGGCGTGCGTCTTGGCAGTCGCGTGTTTCAGACACTGCTCGTGCACTTGGAAAACGACACACCCATTCAGCTTGAAAACCGCTATGTTAACCCCCGCTGGGTACCCAATTATCTAAAGAGTGACTTTTCGGTACATACACCCAACGAAATATTGGTAGCGGCCTGCCCGATTACTGACGTAGAACACATCGTTGAAGCCGTGCTCGTCGATCAACAAACCGCCGACTGGCTAACTATCGATACCTCAACCCCCTGCCTGAGCATGGTTCGGCGTACCTGGTCAGGCGAACAGCTCATCAGCTATGCCCGCCTACTGCACCCAGGCGACCGCTACAAGCTGCGTTCCTCGGTGCATCGCCAAGCATCATAA
- the hutG gene encoding formimidoylglutamase, translated as MAINSASTSTFTSTSVETALDMSLWAGRTDPEPNSERWHQKIQPLSETAAPGCALLGFESDAGVARNQGRTGAAQGPSALRKALAPLAWHRTGPAYDAGNVRCEGDALETAQQALADHVSALLKAEHFPIVLGGGHEVAYGSWLGLAQHLADNGEKAPRIGIINFDAHFDLRAPSHVRSSGTPFTQIADQCAQRGWPFRYACLGVSRAANTRALFNRAAQLGVMVREDRDFQAAHLERIQRDLERFMVRCDHLYLTIDLDVLPAGEAPGVSAPAARGVSLALIEPLIEAIRDSGKLRLADLAELNPAHDIDSRTARAAARLVFQLALDT; from the coding sequence ATGGCAATTAACAGCGCCTCTACCAGTACGTTTACCAGTACATCCGTCGAGACAGCCCTCGATATGTCACTCTGGGCGGGCCGTACAGATCCAGAGCCCAACAGCGAGCGCTGGCATCAGAAAATTCAGCCGTTGAGTGAAACGGCAGCGCCGGGCTGTGCCTTATTAGGTTTTGAAAGCGATGCAGGTGTTGCCAGAAACCAGGGCCGCACCGGCGCCGCACAAGGCCCTTCGGCACTGCGTAAAGCGTTGGCACCGCTGGCCTGGCACCGCACAGGGCCAGCCTACGATGCGGGGAATGTGCGCTGCGAAGGCGATGCCTTAGAAACAGCCCAACAGGCCCTCGCCGATCACGTATCGGCGCTGCTTAAGGCGGAGCATTTCCCCATTGTGCTGGGTGGTGGCCATGAGGTGGCCTACGGCAGCTGGCTGGGGCTTGCCCAGCATCTCGCTGACAACGGTGAGAAGGCCCCGCGCATCGGCATTATCAATTTTGATGCCCACTTCGATTTACGCGCCCCCTCCCACGTGCGTTCTTCGGGCACCCCCTTTACGCAGATTGCCGATCAATGCGCCCAACGCGGCTGGCCATTTCGCTACGCCTGCTTAGGCGTAAGCCGCGCTGCCAACACCCGCGCCCTGTTTAACCGTGCCGCACAACTCGGCGTCATGGTTCGTGAAGACCGGGACTTTCAAGCGGCACACCTTGAGCGCATTCAGCGCGACCTAGAGCGCTTCATGGTGCGCTGTGATCATCTCTACCTGACCATCGACCTGGATGTGTTGCCCGCTGGGGAAGCCCCTGGGGTCAGCGCCCCTGCCGCTCGGGGCGTCTCACTTGCGTTGATTGAACCGCTGATTGAAGCCATCCGCGACAGCGGCAAGCTTCGCTTAGCCGATCTAGCCGAGCTAAATCCCGCTCACGATATCGATAGCCGTACCGCCCGCGCGGCAGCCCGGCTTGTCTTTCAGTTGGCGCTCGACACCTAG